The DNA sequence ACTGTGAGGGTCTTGGCTTATGCCAATATATAATGGTAAATGTTAAATTGCTGATCATTTTTTATATGTCTAATCTTTAGACTCATATTCAGGTATCTGAAGAATCTGTTGCTGAGAGTTCTGCTAAAGAAAGTCCTAAAGCGGATGAAGAAACTCACTTTGCCTCTTCTCCAGGCTTGAGAAGAAGATTCGTGTAAATGAATCTGTAGTTGTTAGAACTTATGTGATAGATGGGATCTGCCAATTATTGCTTTAATCTTCTCCTTTATCCCCCTTCTTGGGTTGTAATTTGCTTCATTTTGAATCATGTGGCATGTCAAACAGGGCAGCATCAAATATTGATGACAGAACTCATGACCTTAATCAGGTTCATACATCAGCAACTGTCAAACTGGATACTGCAGCAAAAGCACACATTGAAAAGCACAGGTACTTTATTATTGTTCATTCAGGGTCTACTTGATTGTGAAAtttgcattttaataaaaaatttcaaataccTACAGTTTCATTTGCATTTCATACTGCATATGATGTACTCTTGTGGGAGTTCCACACCACCCCTGGCAACTATCACTTGCTATCTTATTGAGGAGATGAGCTACCACCTTTCCCTGTTGTAATAATCCATGATTCTACTTTAAGCTCCTTCCTGTGCCAAGCATTCCATTGGAATAAAGTGTATTCCATCAGAAAGAAAGTACTCGTATTTGACCTAACATGGTACCTTGTATGGCATCGGCCTGATACTATAAGATGGGGGGAAGAGCGGAACTAGTGTGGGGGAGGGCAAGAGCCACATCAATATTAGCCTATGGTATTTGTTATATTACCTTCATCCCCTACCTCAACTCCCCTCCTCAGATAAGGTGGAAAGGCCACTGTGAGTTCATGTGCAATATGGTAACTGTAACTGTTTCTTAACCTACAGTGCAAGTCCTGATGTGATAGAGGCATAGATATTTGAATAGAACTTGATTCACGTAACTCATTAGTCCGAGTTCTTATTAATTTCCTCTCTCGTAACAGAAAGCTTCAGGAGGATTTGACTGATGAAATGGTCCAGTTGGCCCAGCAACTCAAAGAAAGTAGTCTCATGATGAGTCAGTCCGTGCAAAATACTGAAAAGGTCATGACTTTTATCATCTTATGAATACATAGTTTCGTGTGGTAATGTTGACAATTCATTCGAAATGCATTACTCTGAGGAGATTCATAGTTTCGTGTGTTAATGTTGACAATTCATTCGAAATGCATTACTCTGAGGAGATTGTGCAATTTTAGTGTTGGTGCGCACCTCTTACATTTTCTAGAGGCTGCATTGCACAATTTGGTGCTTCATTATTCATTCAGTGAAGAGTTACTAACGCTTAATTTGATATGAAATGTGATTCAAGACAAAAACTAAAAACTGGCCTTGATTTTTATTCAATGTCTAATTAGACCCAAAAAttctttctctattttttttttttgatagagGAATGGTTTTATTATGGAATAATGTTAAATCCCGAACGTTATCAATTTTATCAATTGTATTctagactttttttttaaacaaatgtGCCCTAAACTCTTGTAGCCTGCTGTTACTGGTTAGCAGTGTGATAACGGTATGATATAATGTTAAAAATCAAAAGTTGAGGGCAtgattataaaaagaaaatgtaaAGTTTAAAATTGTCATTTTTGTTAAAATTGTAAATTTGTTGTAACTTTATTTTACACTCTTTATGTTTAActtttttaagataaaaaatatgactttattatcatatttatattgtttagtccctataattttaaatattcatattgttTAGTCCCTTTGACCAGTGTTAAAATAAGTTGACTAACGACTTTTTTGACAAAAGGACTagagtttgattttataaaatacaggATCCTTTAATTGAGTGATTTTGAAAAAAGTATGAACTAATGAACTTTTAGAAGTCTAGGAACCTGGTAGTAATTCTCTCATTTAATTACCACAGTTTGAGGTAATATTTGTCAAGGAAAAAATAAGTTTGGTTTTTAGGATATTGTcctttcattattttaatatcAGTTGTCCTTCCATATCTCTTTCATATTATGCACTCCCTTCCAGTCATGGAGGATGAAAAGATGTTTGGCTTGAGCTTTATCCTGTACTTGTAATTTGACAAGTGATTTCATTCATGGACCTTGATTGTTTGTTTGAGTGCAGATACTTGATTCTACAGAGAAGGCTGTCGAGCAGAGCTTGGCTAGCACTGGTCGTGCTAATGTTCGAGCCTTGGAGATATACTCAAAAACTTCCAAAACCACATGCTTCACATGGCTTCTGATTTTTGTAATGACCTGTATTTTCATCATGGTTGTACTCCTAATTCGTGTCACTTGAACTGTTATGATTCTCGCAGTTAACCATGCCAGTTTCCTTCTAAATTTGTGGTGCTCAAATAGCTATTCAGATAATTTTTCCACCATATCTCTGCAGTACAGAGCACAATAACATTTCTTGTGGACTGTTTTATTTAATCTTGCAACTCTTAAAGTTGGTTCCCGTTTTGTGTTATTAGGATGGACAACTAATCTGAAGTGAATTTATCAATCTTCTCATATCTCCTGTTCCATTAGACCTTgctgattttctttttcttgaataCAAATACAATGCCTCTGTTTTCTTCCCTTGGAAGgtgaagtatttttttttttttttcattttttgtgGATGAATATAATTCTTATTTTAATCTTTTGTGCATATAAAAGTCTAGCTCCAAATTGCGAGTTGGCTTCAAAAACATTGAAAGGGAAAATTTGTTGATACTTTCTAACACTTTGTTTTAATTTCTTGTAGCGACcttaattacactttaatccaGTAAAAGATTTTCAGAGCAACTCGGAGTACTCTTTTTTTTAAGGAGTAAATTTCATCTACCATGCTGTAAGACTAAATATTCATTTGTAATATAGAATTccttgaattttaattaatgagaaagtcctatttatttataataactaattatccgattttaatatagaaaaataactCAAAAAAAGAACAGACTAAATACCCTCTCTTCTACGACACTCCTCTTTCTCTAACCATTGAGCAGACGCAATTTTCTTTTGCAAGGAGCTCTTCGACCACTTTATCTCTCTTGAGCAGAACCTCCAGAAGAAATCCGAAACTTTAAAATATAAGTTCTTGATCTTGTTAAACAAGATTATTGGTGAACTTTAAAATATTGATcttgttatattttaaaatataagttcTTTAacctatattttcttttttttgttaaacAAGATTATTGATTCTGTTGTTATTCTCtctttattttacatttataaaattttatttgaaaccCTAAGTTCATAGAAATTTGGGGAATTTGCTATTTTAACTTTGTGATGGAGTCGAGTCCAATTACTTCTTTATATTTGGTATGTCATTGTGGAGAACTAGCGAAAATGAAAACTTCTTGGACAAGAATGAAATCAGAAAGGAGATTTTTTGGTTGCAGACACTATGGGGTGAGTTGATCAacataattttttgatttttttttatgtattctACTTGTTTTAACTTTTAGTAATTGTGAAACTTATGtacattgataaatatttataaatataaatatattttttggtGAAGGGTGTTGTGGCATATGGATATTTATCTTGGTATGATCCTCCTATACATGAGCATTTGAAGCTTGTGATTTTGGGCTACTGTCAAGAGTTAAACAGCATGAAGATGAAAGAGACAAAAGGGCAGAGAAGTTAAGAAGATTgggcaaaattttttcatttgcaACAGGGATGATTATTATATTAGTAGCTTGGATGCTGTGTGCctagttaattaattatgtgTGAAGTAGACAATGTATAAGTAGGcaacaattttttttgttttgacaGGTTAGAGGTTAACTATATGCtgcaaaaatatattttgtgtAATTAGATAAACATATTACAGGTGACTTTAGGTTGATGCCATCAAATTGTCTGTAATCTCCTTGGTTGCCAAATGATTTTGGTTGGTTTGTGTGATATTGGTAATTTGGTATAAAAGATCTTGCACATTATATTGGTTAActtaaaatgagaaaaaaagggGTAAATGCTCCACTATATTGCAGATTATATTTACACAAGATAAAGCATGTTCATAATAACAAGGCAAGAACCATATCAACATCGAAGACTCCAAACTGTTTCATAACGTAATCATAttcaaaataacaaagtaaaAACCTTGCAATATCCAAGATTACAAAATGTTGTCTATAACAGATGTTGCCTTAAACAATATTGTTCATAACCAAAACCTAAAATCACATATAATATTGACTTTGCTAAAAGGCTTTCCAAATGCTAAGTCTAAAGGATCCATTCCAAAATGTAAAATAGTATTGTTCATAACCAAAACATAAAATCACATATAATATTGACTTTGCTAAAAGGCTTTCCAAATGCTAAGTGTAAAGGAGCCattacaaaatataaatatcacatcaaatattttaatccaATTTACATAAaagtttgaaaaaataaatgtgaCTTTGTTGCAACATATAAATATCACTAGCATTAAATATTGCTATTCTAGCTTAGATTGCAAACTGCTGATGTTGAACTACTTTGAGCTTATTCTCTAGATTGCCTCCTTGTCATCATATGGTTGTCTCTATTTTGCTCTCTAGCTTGCCTCCTTATCATCACCTGGCGGTCTCTATTTTGCTGCAACTAATTTGAAGTTAAAGCAGATTTTCCCTT is a window from the Manihot esculenta cultivar AM560-2 chromosome 16, M.esculenta_v8, whole genome shotgun sequence genome containing:
- the LOC110604196 gene encoding uncharacterized protein LOC110604196 isoform X2 — encoded protein: MGISKTEVNLRRLLVAAPRQQNKAKLIHYVATLREQLEHLAEERNPDGLPRVPKAKVNEYSEKIEAIASRIAAPIVSEESVAESSAKESPKADEETHFASSPGLRRRFVAASNIDDRTHDLNQVHTSATVKLDTAAKAHIEKHRKLQEDLTDEMVQLAQQLKESSLMMSQSVQNTEKILDSTEKAVEQSLASTGRANVRALEIYSKTSKTTCFTWLLIFVMTCIFIMVVLLIRVT
- the LOC110604196 gene encoding uncharacterized protein LOC110604196 isoform X1; amino-acid sequence: MGISKTEVNLRRLLVAAPRQQNKAKLIHYVATLREQLEHLAEERNPDGLPRVPKAKVNEYSEKIEAIASRIAAPITHIQVSEESVAESSAKESPKADEETHFASSPGLRRRFVAASNIDDRTHDLNQVHTSATVKLDTAAKAHIEKHRKLQEDLTDEMVQLAQQLKESSLMMSQSVQNTEKILDSTEKAVEQSLASTGRANVRALEIYSKTSKTTCFTWLLIFVMTCIFIMVVLLIRVT